The Plasmodium yoelii strain 17X genome assembly, chromosome: 1 genome contains a region encoding:
- a CDS encoding PIR protein encodes MSISKCGDFATFWKFFPDELKESKYDFKSTFFKDYCPNKNCNNDIEKINAGCLWLIYEFFVKLGFSAGQDVLKYDSVCIIIWLGYILSLKSQDGINKLSDYYSKHIKDNVEYSNHKIVDDKYDNYKKIIDETKEYMNIDINIMPKFYKLLKLLCNMYTAYNNQNSSQVSEYAKTFADGYTELFDDDNNDEGNSYNKILNVLSIYYNNLVKGNKFNTTSVDRPSLPTQKTPKKDNPGPKVTKATDISSETDNSDIATATPSSDITLSDSSLVNKLVIVLPILAAISIFWGISYKYSLFRFRKRSQKQKLREKLKK; translated from the exons ATGTCAATTAGTAAA TGTGGAGATTTTGCTACTTTTTGGAAGTTTTTTCCCGATGAATTGAAAGAATCtaaatatgattttaaaagtacattttttaaagatTACTGCCCTAATAAAAACTGCAATAACGATATTGAAAAGATTAATGCTGGCTGTTTATGGTTAATTTATGAATTTTTCGTTAAATTGGGTTTTTCAGCTGGTCAAGATGTTCTTAAGTATGATTCTGTATGTATTATAATATGGCTAGGTTATATTTTAAGCCTAAAGTCACAAGATGGAATCAATAAGTTAAGCGATTATTATTCTAAGCATATAAAAGATAACGTGGAGTACTCTAACCATAAAATTGTTGATGATAAATATGACAATTATAAGAAAATCATAGACGAAACAAAggaatatatgaatattgatattaatattatgcctaaattttataaattactTAAATTGTTATGTAATATGTATACTGCttataataatcaaaatagTAGCCAAGTTTCAGAATATGCTAAGACATTTGCTGATGGATATACAGAACTCtttgatgatgataataatgatgaggGCAATTCatacaataaaatattaaatgttttatccatttattataataatttggtAAAAggtaataaatttaatactACATCAGTAGATCGTCCTTCATTACCAACGCAAAAAACACCCAAAAAAGATAATCCAGGTCCTAAAGTAACTAAAGCAACTGACATATCGAGTGAAACAGATAATTCAGATATTGCAACGGCAACCCCAAGTTCTGACATTACATTATCAGACTCATCattagtaaataaattagttATAGTTTTGCCGATATTAGCTGCAATATCAATTTTTTggggaatttcttataag tattcgttatttagatttcggaaacggtctcaaaaacaaaaattaagagaaaagctaaaaaaataa
- a CDS encoding fam-a protein: protein MNKFYIQVVFFLLTIFVYVNNKTLATERAPRKCTTLKSKNNCSISEKIYAQNKDRLCINPEETINAEELMNEAVTHLEYHATSNDGYKLCRKNPGNSMFFYKKKHQNHTDYNEIINELWNPNRSNFFNNGYVKITRVYNPNLVMIQQRYKKKFGRRQKYFYALAKKVEISEDKAIIVMSSANINDHNPSNKEYKNTIIENANLFTTEIDSEDDIRKGKLKKTFVNIAGYLIEKGKRSVDVIYIESIDGHSSF from the exons atgaataaattttatattcaagttgtttttttccttttaacCATCTTCGTATATGTGAACAATAAAACCCTTGCAACCGAGCGTGCTCCAAGAAAATGCACAACACtcaaatcaaaaaataattgttcTAT ttcagaaaaaatatatgcacaaaACAAGGATCGATTATGTATCAATCCGGAAGAAACTATAAACGCAGAGGAACTTATGAACGAGGCTGTAACACATTTAGAATATCATGCTACAAGTAATGATGGTTATAAATTATGTAGAAAAAATCCTGGTAAtagtatgtttttttataaaaaaaaacatcaaAACCATACagat tataatgaaataataaacgAGTTATGGAATCCTAATCGTAgcaattttttcaataatggCTATGTTAAAA ttACCCGTGTGTATAATCCAAATTTAGTAATGATACAACAAcgttacaaaaaaaaatttggaCGCCgtcaaaaatatttttatgctttaGCTAAAAAGGTTGAA ataTCAGAAGACAAAGCTATAATTGTCATGTCTTcagcaaatataaatgatcacAACCCTTCcaataaagaatataaaaacacAATAATAGAAAACGCAAATTTATTCACAACAGAAATTGATTCTGAAGATGATATtagaaaaggaaaattaaaaaaaacttttGTTAACATAGCTGGATACCTCATtgaaaaaggaaaaagaTCTGTTGATGTCATTTATATCGAATCT atTGATGGACATTCTTCCTTTTAA